Proteins co-encoded in one Trueperella abortisuis genomic window:
- the lysX gene encoding bifunctional lysylphosphatidylglycerol synthetase/lysine--tRNA ligase LysX: MHTSMDMDSPCQPASAGQEAVARFFTFLLQVVATWNIVGLLVERVAPGVADAISEVFWLTNISADPSLIWGLVNGLLASGFMRRQRAAMISFVVIFQASTIALAVPLIPMWEDFVDVGAGEEQLSFYLFLGGTAFALVSVILLLWSLPAFPARLARGAWLRALAVGIGGAAIGYIYAYLSAVMAHHMPYLAAAKWAAAAVVNADPTSSPYNVAYDAGWLTYLIAEVIVVASLLGAISTFFRADARQVARQVDSEVAARTMLLHDDDADSLSYFATRDDRRLTTSPNGRAAISWKVTNGVALAGGDPLGDRQSWAEAITTWKLVARRHGWVPAVISASEDGARAYQDAGMHLIAMGDESVIYPGDFSLSKNKPVRRAIAGPRNAGYTVRIRRQEDIDADELAELAACADRWRVGEERGFSMALGRLGDPRDPRILVVTAHDAAGEVRSLLTFVPWGRRGVSLDFMRRSPNAASGVNELMMTELMQNAENLAIDRISLNFAMFRSAFEVSERVGASPLQRLNYRVLMIASRWWQLHSLYESNAKYNPVWKRRLMCYSSAQQLTRTLIACGRAEGFVPDVPQAFRRRNAVSVSETYVNDVVARMQPIIEGILNPSAIEPKRNEQQRVRIAKLKTLEGAGMDPYPPAVPHTASIAQIKRGADGAADAGEASIVGRILRIRDHGGIIFADLREGTDELQISLERSGTADMKLWRAGVDRGDVVSVTGRLGASRTGEPTFAVDAWVMAAKSLVAPPDKFLGVADPEARLRNRHMYLATDAGAWNRLYTRSAAVKAVRDFLAGRDYIEVETPILQRVHGGANARPFATHINAYDLNLTMRIAPELFLKRLCVAGVERVFELGRNFRNEGADATHNPEFTSLEAYEAYGDYLSMRELTRELIIAAATAVHGSPRVPRPGGGWLDISGPWRSITVHDAVSEACGQRITAETGAEELRALCKKFDIEVGAHATAGAMVTELYDELVESQTEEPTFYLDFPVETSPLTAPHRSVPGLAERWDLVAFGMELGTAYTELTDPLDQRDRLTRQSLLAAAGDAEAMEVDEEFLSALEFGMRPTGGLGIGIDRLTMFLVDGTIRDTLAFPFVKPAAQ; this comes from the coding sequence ATGCATACGTCGATGGATATGGACAGCCCATGTCAGCCCGCGAGCGCCGGCCAGGAGGCCGTCGCTCGCTTCTTCACTTTCCTTCTTCAGGTGGTGGCCACATGGAATATCGTCGGTCTGCTCGTTGAGCGCGTGGCGCCGGGCGTGGCGGACGCGATCTCGGAGGTCTTCTGGCTGACGAACATTTCCGCCGATCCGTCCCTCATCTGGGGGCTGGTCAACGGGCTTCTGGCTTCGGGCTTCATGCGCCGCCAGCGTGCGGCGATGATCAGTTTTGTAGTCATCTTCCAAGCGAGCACCATCGCCCTTGCCGTCCCGCTCATCCCGATGTGGGAGGACTTCGTGGACGTGGGTGCGGGCGAGGAACAGTTGAGCTTCTACCTCTTCCTCGGCGGTACGGCCTTCGCCCTCGTCTCGGTGATCCTGCTGCTCTGGTCGCTTCCGGCGTTCCCGGCGCGGCTCGCGCGCGGGGCGTGGCTGCGGGCGCTCGCGGTCGGTATTGGCGGGGCCGCGATCGGCTACATTTATGCCTACCTCAGCGCCGTCATGGCTCACCACATGCCCTACCTCGCGGCGGCGAAGTGGGCGGCCGCGGCGGTTGTCAACGCGGATCCCACCAGTAGTCCCTACAACGTGGCTTACGACGCCGGCTGGTTGACCTACCTGATTGCCGAGGTGATCGTGGTGGCCAGCTTGCTCGGCGCGATCTCCACCTTCTTCCGGGCGGATGCCCGCCAGGTTGCCCGCCAGGTTGATTCCGAGGTCGCCGCTCGCACGATGCTGCTTCACGACGACGACGCGGACTCCCTGTCCTACTTCGCCACCCGGGACGACCGCCGTCTCACCACCAGCCCTAACGGGCGAGCCGCGATCTCGTGGAAGGTGACCAACGGCGTCGCGCTGGCGGGAGGTGACCCGCTCGGTGACCGGCAGTCTTGGGCGGAGGCGATCACTACCTGGAAGCTCGTGGCTCGCCGCCACGGCTGGGTGCCCGCTGTCATTTCCGCCTCCGAGGATGGGGCACGCGCATATCAGGATGCCGGCATGCACCTCATCGCGATGGGGGATGAGTCGGTCATCTACCCCGGCGATTTTTCCTTGAGCAAGAACAAGCCCGTCCGTCGCGCGATCGCCGGCCCGCGCAACGCGGGCTACACCGTGCGTATTCGCCGCCAGGAGGACATTGACGCCGATGAGCTGGCCGAGCTCGCCGCCTGCGCTGATCGTTGGCGCGTTGGCGAGGAGCGCGGGTTTTCCATGGCGCTCGGCAGGCTGGGGGACCCACGCGACCCCCGAATCCTCGTGGTCACCGCCCACGATGCCGCCGGCGAGGTCCGTTCCCTGCTGACGTTCGTGCCGTGGGGCAGGCGCGGGGTTTCCCTTGACTTCATGCGTCGTTCGCCCAACGCCGCCTCCGGGGTCAACGAGCTGATGATGACCGAGCTCATGCAGAACGCGGAGAACCTGGCCATCGACCGTATCTCGCTGAACTTCGCCATGTTCCGCTCCGCCTTCGAGGTCAGTGAGCGGGTGGGCGCCAGCCCGTTGCAGCGCCTGAACTACCGCGTCCTCATGATCGCCTCGCGCTGGTGGCAGTTGCACTCGCTGTACGAGTCCAACGCGAAGTACAACCCCGTGTGGAAGCGCCGCCTCATGTGCTACAGCTCCGCTCAGCAGCTCACCCGCACCCTCATCGCCTGCGGGCGCGCCGAGGGTTTCGTGCCCGACGTCCCCCAGGCGTTCCGGCGTCGTAACGCCGTTTCGGTGTCGGAGACGTATGTCAACGACGTCGTCGCCCGCATGCAGCCCATTATCGAGGGGATCCTCAACCCGTCGGCGATTGAACCCAAGCGCAACGAGCAGCAGCGCGTGCGCATTGCCAAGCTCAAGACGCTGGAGGGCGCGGGTATGGACCCCTACCCGCCGGCCGTCCCGCACACCGCCTCGATCGCGCAGATCAAGCGTGGAGCGGACGGGGCTGCGGACGCGGGCGAGGCCTCGATCGTGGGACGCATCTTGCGCATCCGCGACCACGGCGGCATCATCTTTGCCGACCTGCGCGAGGGCACCGACGAGCTACAGATCAGCCTCGAACGTTCCGGCACGGCCGATATGAAGCTGTGGAGGGCGGGCGTGGACCGCGGCGACGTCGTCTCCGTGACCGGCCGTCTTGGCGCCTCCCGCACCGGTGAGCCCACCTTCGCGGTGGACGCCTGGGTGATGGCGGCTAAGTCGCTGGTGGCTCCGCCGGACAAGTTCCTCGGCGTGGCCGACCCCGAGGCGCGCCTGCGCAACCGCCACATGTATCTGGCCACCGATGCCGGTGCGTGGAACCGGCTGTACACGCGTTCGGCGGCGGTTAAGGCGGTGCGTGATTTCCTCGCCGGGCGCGACTATATCGAGGTGGAGACCCCGATCCTTCAGCGCGTCCATGGCGGCGCGAATGCTCGCCCGTTCGCCACGCACATCAACGCCTACGACCTCAACCTCACCATGCGCATTGCCCCCGAGCTCTTCCTCAAGCGGTTGTGCGTGGCCGGCGTGGAGAGGGTCTTCGAGCTCGGCCGTAACTTCCGCAACGAGGGCGCCGACGCCACCCACAACCCCGAGTTCACCTCGCTGGAGGCCTACGAGGCCTACGGTGATTACCTCTCGATGCGCGAGCTCACCCGCGAACTGATCATCGCCGCCGCCACCGCGGTCCATGGCTCGCCCCGCGTGCCGCGCCCGGGTGGGGGCTGGCTCGACATCTCCGGGCCGTGGCGCTCGATCACGGTTCACGACGCCGTCTCCGAGGCCTGCGGCCAGCGCATCACGGCAGAGACGGGCGCGGAGGAGTTGCGCGCGCTGTGCAAGAAGTTCGACATCGAGGTCGGCGCTCACGCCACTGCCGGCGCGATGGTGACCGAGCTGTACGACGAGCTGGTCGAATCCCAGACCGAGGAGCCGACCTTCTACCTCGACTTCCCCGTCGAGACCTCGCCGCTGACGGCCCCGCACCGGTCCGTGCCAGGCTTGGCCGAGCGCTGGGACCTTGTGGCCTTCGGCATGGAGCTCGGAACCGCCTACACGGAGCTGACTGATCCGCTCGACCAGCGCGACCGCCTCACCCGCCAGTCGCTGCTGGCCGCCGCCGGGGATGCGGAGGCGATGGAGGTCGACGAGGAGTTCCTCAGCGCACTCGAGTTCGGGATGCGCCCCACCGGCGGGCTCGGCATCGGGATCGACCGCCTGACAATGTTCCTGGTCGACGGCACGATCCGCGACACGCTGGCCTTCCCCTTCGTCAAGCCCGCCGCGCAGTAG
- a CDS encoding alpha/beta hydrolase, whose product MWVILPGLALAPRDYADLADRLPGRVVVVDQWAAPLTAENLPHVLGLSDVRDGSERLDLIGHSLGGLAALSWALDGADSLTLLDPTTLGDASSHLRVPHFAAPLGAAVRKVAMVAMTGTDPLSGAERRARYGTPAGLEVITSQLAQLSQLQDRVALKLERPLPPTLHICALPRAGASSYRSAQRAFARQIGSELIEVRGWNHLFPITHPAEVAGLILSR is encoded by the coding sequence ATGTGGGTGATACTGCCCGGACTGGCTCTCGCTCCGCGTGACTACGCCGACCTGGCCGACCGCCTGCCCGGGCGGGTGGTCGTGGTCGACCAGTGGGCCGCGCCGCTGACCGCCGAGAACCTACCCCACGTCCTCGGGCTCTCCGATGTTCGCGACGGCTCCGAGCGGCTCGACCTCATCGGCCACTCGCTCGGCGGGCTCGCCGCGCTCTCCTGGGCGCTCGACGGCGCCGACTCCCTCACCCTCCTCGACCCCACCACGCTCGGGGACGCCAGCTCCCACCTGCGGGTTCCGCACTTCGCGGCCCCGCTCGGGGCGGCCGTACGCAAGGTGGCGATGGTGGCCATGACCGGCACGGATCCGCTCTCGGGGGCCGAACGCCGCGCCCGCTACGGCACTCCCGCCGGGCTGGAGGTCATCACATCCCAGCTCGCACAGCTCTCCCAACTCCAGGACCGGGTGGCGCTCAAGCTGGAGCGTCCGCTCCCGCCGACGTTACACATCTGCGCGCTTCCCCGCGCCGGGGCCAGCTCGTACCGCTCCGCGCAGCGCGCGTTCGCCCGCCAGATCGGCAGCGAACTGATCGAGGTGCGCGGGTGGAACCACCTCTTCCCGATCACCCACCCGGCGGAGGTCGCGGGGCTGATCCTCTCCCGCTAG
- a CDS encoding DUF998 domain-containing protein, with translation MLVAAIVLTLGALSYASVLTEALLGYPLSPTLSYLSELSAVDQASSTLVRSMDAVAGVAFAAVGLYLWGARRRGAAGALLPGFLPPGADGGGLQGAMGRLVEAVPERVRRALVPGGMALAGVMTVLDAGFPMDCAESEASCRAQLEAGVSFSHLAHTLTSSLAGLGLVLVAAGALLAGGWAMRAVSAVAIVAMAVQLVAIATGLPVGIAPRVQVAASVILMLQLACRMGGSHVGDTARTGSRSA, from the coding sequence GTGTTAGTTGCCGCGATTGTCTTAACCCTCGGTGCGCTGTCGTATGCCAGCGTGCTGACGGAGGCCCTTTTGGGCTACCCACTCTCCCCGACCCTGTCCTATCTATCCGAGCTGTCGGCGGTGGATCAGGCCTCCTCCACGTTGGTGCGTTCGATGGACGCCGTGGCGGGGGTGGCCTTCGCCGCGGTCGGGCTCTACTTGTGGGGGGCACGACGCCGTGGCGCGGCCGGCGCCCTCCTGCCCGGTTTCCTCCCGCCCGGCGCGGACGGTGGCGGACTCCAGGGCGCGATGGGGCGGCTGGTCGAGGCGGTGCCGGAGCGTGTGAGGCGGGCGCTGGTGCCGGGCGGGATGGCGCTCGCGGGCGTGATGACCGTCCTGGACGCCGGTTTCCCCATGGACTGCGCCGAATCTGAGGCCTCGTGTCGCGCCCAGCTCGAGGCCGGCGTGTCCTTCAGCCACCTGGCACACACGCTGACCTCGTCGCTGGCCGGGCTCGGGCTCGTCCTGGTCGCGGCGGGCGCCTTGCTCGCCGGTGGGTGGGCGATGCGCGCGGTGTCGGCGGTGGCGATTGTGGCGATGGCCGTCCAACTCGTGGCCATCGCGACCGGGTTGCCTGTGGGGATCGCGCCGCGCGTCCAGGTGGCCGCCTCGGTGATCCTCATGCTTCAACTTGCCTGCCGGATGGGAGGTAGCCATGTGGGTGATACTGCCCGGACTGGCTCTCGCTCCGCGTGA
- a CDS encoding ornithine cyclodeaminase, whose protein sequence is MTTFVDVKNMSRWIFDTGVEAIISGMMDYLDHDFRDWNSFEKIPRVASHSPIGVIELMPTSNSVEYSFKYVNGHPSNPARGFQTVTAFGVLADVDNGYPTFLAEMTLLTALRTAACSALVARTLARPDSKVHALIGSGSQSEFQALGMRAALGLEELRIFDIDPHAMEKFRRNLAPLGFAITVCDSVDDAVAGADVITVCTADKANNTILSDAQVRPGVHVNAIGGDCPGKTELEAKILTRSSVFVEFTPQTRIEGEIQQMAPDFPVTEFADVLAGTAPGRTSAEEITVFDSVGFAMSDFSALRYTRDAVAGTGYYDDIELVAEPEDPKDLFSLIVPSLHPVG, encoded by the coding sequence ATGACCACCTTCGTTGACGTGAAGAATATGTCGCGCTGGATCTTCGACACCGGCGTGGAAGCCATCATCTCCGGGATGATGGACTACCTCGACCACGACTTTCGCGACTGGAACTCGTTTGAGAAAATTCCGCGCGTGGCCAGCCACTCCCCGATCGGCGTGATCGAGCTGATGCCCACCTCGAACTCGGTGGAGTACTCCTTCAAGTACGTCAACGGGCACCCCTCCAACCCGGCGCGCGGCTTCCAGACGGTCACGGCGTTCGGCGTGCTCGCCGACGTCGACAATGGCTACCCCACCTTCCTCGCCGAAATGACCCTGCTCACCGCCCTGCGCACGGCGGCCTGCTCCGCGCTCGTCGCCCGCACGCTGGCCCGCCCGGACTCGAAGGTTCACGCGCTCATCGGCTCCGGCTCCCAGTCTGAGTTCCAGGCGCTCGGCATGCGCGCCGCGCTCGGCCTTGAGGAACTGCGCATCTTCGACATCGACCCGCACGCCATGGAGAAGTTCCGCCGCAACCTCGCCCCGCTCGGCTTCGCGATCACGGTGTGCGACAGCGTCGACGACGCCGTGGCCGGGGCCGACGTCATCACCGTCTGCACCGCCGACAAGGCCAACAACACCATCCTGTCGGATGCGCAGGTGCGCCCGGGGGTTCACGTCAACGCGATCGGCGGGGACTGCCCGGGCAAGACGGAGCTGGAGGCGAAGATCCTCACCCGCTCCTCGGTGTTCGTGGAGTTCACCCCGCAGACCCGCATCGAGGGCGAGATCCAGCAGATGGCTCCCGACTTCCCGGTCACCGAATTCGCCGACGTGCTGGCGGGCACGGCGCCGGGCCGGACGTCGGCCGAGGAGATCACGGTGTTCGACTCCGTGGGATTCGCGATGAGCGACTTCTCGGCGCTGCGCTACACGCGCGACGCCGTGGCCGGCACCGGCTACTACGACGACATCGAGCTGGTGGCCGAACCCGAGGACCCGAAGGACCTGTTTTCGCTGATCGTGCCCTCGCTTCATCCGGTAGGCTGA
- a CDS encoding FecCD family ABC transporter permease, whose amino-acid sequence MVFAVAIGPILTPPGEVAAALGRALTGASVPASDALITHIRLPRVLMAALVGGALAVAGAAMQAVFRNPLAEPGITGVGTGAATVAVIVIVSGAFLAHPILLPLGAFLGALAATALVQVAGARGPRASTATILLVGVAMNSFLGAIIAAAIANAPDAENARSAIFWLNGDLAGRTMSDVALVAGPVVIGALGVGLYARELNMLSLGASTAQSSGVAVRRVSHTVLAFAALATAGAVATTGVISFVGLVVPHLIRLVRGENYRMLIPASFIVGAIFLIVADTAARMVFKPVVLQTGVVTALVGAPMLLFLVLRQDRR is encoded by the coding sequence ATGGTTTTCGCCGTCGCGATCGGGCCCATCCTGACCCCGCCAGGGGAGGTCGCCGCCGCCCTCGGCCGCGCGCTGACCGGTGCCTCGGTCCCCGCCTCCGACGCCCTCATCACCCACATCCGCCTCCCGCGCGTGCTCATGGCGGCGCTCGTGGGCGGCGCGCTCGCGGTGGCCGGCGCGGCCATGCAGGCCGTGTTCCGCAATCCGCTGGCCGAGCCCGGCATCACCGGGGTGGGGACGGGAGCGGCCACGGTCGCCGTCATCGTCATCGTATCGGGGGCATTCCTGGCACACCCGATCCTCCTGCCGCTTGGCGCCTTCCTCGGGGCGCTCGCGGCGACTGCTCTGGTCCAGGTGGCGGGTGCGCGCGGCCCACGCGCCTCGACGGCCACGATCTTGCTGGTTGGCGTGGCGATGAACTCCTTCCTCGGCGCGATCATCGCCGCCGCCATCGCCAACGCTCCCGACGCGGAGAACGCCCGCTCCGCGATCTTCTGGCTCAACGGCGACCTCGCGGGCCGCACCATGTCCGACGTCGCGCTCGTGGCCGGGCCCGTGGTGATCGGCGCGCTCGGGGTGGGCTTGTACGCACGCGAACTCAACATGCTCTCGCTGGGTGCCTCCACCGCGCAGAGCTCCGGTGTGGCCGTGCGGCGGGTGTCCCACACGGTGCTCGCCTTCGCGGCGCTGGCCACCGCCGGGGCCGTGGCCACCACCGGGGTGATCTCCTTCGTCGGACTGGTGGTCCCGCACCTGATCCGGCTGGTGAGGGGAGAGAACTACCGGATGCTCATCCCCGCATCTTTCATCGTCGGCGCGATCTTCCTCATCGTGGCCGACACCGCGGCGCGCATGGTCTTCAAGCCGGTGGTGCTGCAGACCGGCGTCGTGACGGCTCTGGTGGGCGCGCCGATGCTCCTCTTCCTCGTGCTCCGGCAGGATCGCCGATGA